The Podospora pseudocomata strain CBS 415.72m chromosome 1 map unlocalized CBS415.72m_1, whole genome shotgun sequence genome has a segment encoding these proteins:
- the cdc16 gene encoding CDC16 protein (COG:U; BUSCO:EOG09263KVG; EggNog:ENOG503NXS2) yields the protein MTLRDLKANPTEGLPSSTKETRTMSPMASLQAPVQLHSPPSPGSHRTLRRLQSAHSLGAKVASQGSLITQQRLQQQQQQQQHIQHHPPTQQQHARILNPPPIPPRRHVNTINRSPQRGRANSDAPITVPSPHTFGAAMTATRRSALNKRSPAADAMSLDKLLREGPPNGDIEGALESSRLKILDQGIKADSDGMSSLRIYVWLILLNAPVLETDSYLALIHRGASPAYSKIRNDTFRTLTTDPLFRRRVSEASLIRLLNAIAWKLHDARAERTREPSICSSSRQSLDQPNSRPGTGYGSGYDSNPTSPMSKHRARALTLTTEGSEASMPLDPGTYVQGMNVLAAPFLYAARSEAEAFIAFHQLLTKELPGYIRGAMDGVHKGLALVDKVLSIVDPKLSLYLLSKNLTAEIYAFPSVLTLCACTPPLPEVLRLWDFLFAYGPHLNILCIVAQLVMIRTKIMESPSPNKLLRSFPALQADQIKRTTLAIIKMIPDDVYSDIIAHAR from the exons ATGACTCTTCGCGACCTGAAGGCAAACCCCACGGAGGGGTTGCCGAGTTCTACCAAAGAAACCCGGACCATGTCGCCGATGGCGAGTCTCCAAGCACCAGTGCAGCTCCActcgcctccatcccccGGTTCACACAGGACCTTGAGGAGATTGCAATCGGCTCATAGCTTGGGTGCAAAAGTCGCCAGCCAGGGTTCTCTGATTACCCAGCAGAGgctgcaacagcagcagcagcagcagcagcatattcaacaccatcctcccacccagcagcagcatgctcGAATCCTGAACCCCCCCCCTATCCCTCCTCGCAGACATGTAAACACCATCAACCGGTCGCCACAACGAGGACGCGCCAACAGCGACGCACCCATTACAGTTCCTTCCCCCCACACATTCGGAGCAGCCATGACAGCCACGCGACGTTCCGCTTTGAATAAGCGGtcccccgccgccgatgCCATGTCTCTCGACAAACTCTTGCGAGAAGGGCCTCCAAACGGAGATATCGAGGGTGCTTTGGAGAGCAGCCGGCTGAAGATTCTTGATCAGGGCATCAAGGCAGACAGCGACGGCATG TCCTCTCTACGCATCTATGTATGGCTGATTTTGCTCAATGCGCCTGTTCTCGAGACCGATTCATACCTTGCACTTATCCACCGTGGCGCGTCACCCGCATACTCAAAAATTCGTAATGATACGTTCCGCACTCTCACAACTGATCCTCTTTTCCGACGGCGTGTGAGCGAGGCGAGCCTGATCCGCCTACTCAACGCCATTGCCTGGAAACTCCATGATGCCCGCGCAGAACGCACTCGGGAGCCCAGCATATGCAGCAGTTCCCGCCAGTCTCTTGACCAACCCAACAGTCGGCCGGGAACGGGCTATGGGAGCGGCTATGattccaacccaacctcgcCCATGTCGAAACATCGAGCCCGTGCTCTGACGCTTACAACGGAGGGTTCTGAGGCAAGCATGCCTCTTGATCCAGGAACTTACGTCCAGGGAATGAATGTTCTGGCAGCACCCTTCTTGTACGCCGCTCGCAGTGAGGCCGAGGCTTTCATTGCTTTCCACCAGCTTCTAACCAAGGAGCTGCCCGGCTACATTCGTGGTGCTATGGATGGTGTGCACAAAGGGCTGGCATTGGTCGACAAAGTGCTCTCCATTGTAGACCCCAAGCTCAGCCTGTATTTGCTCTCGAAAAACCTGACGGCTGAAATATACGCCTTTCCCTCTGTTTTGACGCTCTGCGCCTGCACCCCCCCGCTCCCCGAAGTCCTTCGTCTCTGGGACTTTCTTTTTGCATATGGGCCTCACCTCAACATCCTTTGTATCGTTGCACAGTTGGTAATGATCCGAACCAAAATTATGGAATCTCCAAG CCCAAATAAGCTTTTGAGGTCCTTCCCAGCTCTTCAAGCTGACCAGATCAAACGTACaaccctcgccatcatcaagatgATTCCCGATGATGTCTACTCCGATATCATTGCCCATGCCCGATAA
- a CDS encoding uncharacterized protein (EggNog:ENOG503PFAU) → MRLPCILTLGSASVVLAEDQPRNQKPLFPHPGTVTTPPQKFMSCSKTYGPDWKTCGDEATSRFCYSPAQGQSCCAVDNGYCEKGTWCAPVAGYCCLDGENLESCAQSAGFELPGSESSYLPSLKRSVSLLEDREVVVGEVKVSVAVKKKTLVGLGLGMGVAGLLMLSC, encoded by the exons ATGCGCCTCCCCTGCATCTTGACCCTTGGCAGCGCAAGCGTTGTTCTAGCAGAAGATCAACCCCGAAACCAAAAACCGCTATTCCCCCACCCGGGAACAGTGAcgacacccccccaaaaattCATGTCCTGCTCAAAAACCTACGGTCCCGACTGGAAAACCTGCGGCGACGAAGCCACAAGCCGCTTCTGCTACAGCCCCGCCCAAGGACAGTCATGCTGCGCTGTCGACAACGGCTACTGCGAAAAGGGCACCTGGTGCGCCCCCGTGGCTGGGTATTGCTGTTTGGAC GGCGAAAATCTCGAAAGCTGTGCGCAGAGTGCCGGGTTTGAGCTGCCCGGGTCGGAGAGTAGTTATCTACCGTCGTTGAAGAGAAGTGTAAGCCTGCTTGAGGAcagggaggttgttgtcggAGAGGTCAAAGTATCCGTGGCagtgaagaaaaagaccttggttgggttggggttgggaatgggcgtggctgggttgttgatgcttTCTTGCTGA
- a CDS encoding uncharacterized protein (COG:S; EggNog:ENOG503P2CF), protein MTVDSQPHVVGVTHPTLVQALETSRAAREQAQSIVKLVAEAQTAIADGTGTKADFKLPIQKAKKPLWTNLAVLRGQHRRAHFKARETKALTAEARQEVDSLHLSLQNLHYEERHLELEIAACEGFEHTYQLLPLIPVEEFLALHPEHAESDENTLMVARINHERTEREALEQQRLELQKQKTKLTTENKKRREDLANLDQKMEKFIDASRETDSENARARCLGWQT, encoded by the exons ATGACGGTCGATTCGCAACCACACGTCGTGGGCGTCACCCATCCTACGCTAGTCCAAGCACTCGAAACCTCCAGAGCAGCTCGTGAACAGGCGCAAAGCATAGTAAAACTCGTTGCCGAAGCCCAGACCGCAATCGCCgacggcaccggcaccaaaGCAGACTTCAAGCTCCCTATACAAAAGGCAAAGAAACCTCTCTGGACCAACCTCGCCGTTCTTCGCGGACAACATCGTCGCGCTCACTTCAAGGCGCGCGAGACAAAGGCCTTGACGGCAGAAGCAAGACAGGAGGTAGATTCTCTTCACCTGTCACTACAGAATCTACATTATGAAGAGCGTCATTTGGAGCTGGAAATTGCGGCTTGCGAGGGGTTCGA ACACACCTACCAACTCCTCCCGCTGATTCCCGTCGAAGAGTTTCTCGCCCTGCACCCTGAACACGCCGAGTCGGATGAGAACACTTTGATGGTCGCCCGCATCAACCACGAGCGCACCGAGCGCGAAGCCCTCGAGCAGCAACGGCTCGAGTTGCAAAAGCAAAAGACCAAGCTGACGACGGAAAACAAGAAACGTAGAGAGGATCTTGCGAACCTGGATCAGAAGATGGAGAAATTCATCGATGCAa GCCGCGAAACCGATTCAGAAAATGCTCGAGCAAGATGTCTAGGATGGCAAACTTGA
- a CDS encoding uncharacterized protein (EggNog:ENOG503P155; COG:S), whose protein sequence is MSIFGWCSQRAGGLAMMATVALSYWVISSELEAQRHGYKYQSNDSLSAPNYDPQNGAIWVNIFSYYCLLIHFLVFCFPLRSCYAVFTIGRQLRKSARARTLKDIKFGHRRRSSSTSLSSSETLTSSRDLGSSSSSEVEDVDTDCYIDADIAPDRVIHAIVIPNYKEENDTLRETLEVLASHPQARNTYDVYLAMEQREHNAETKASRFVNEFSKKFRSINYTLHPSDIPGELAGKGSNMAWAARKLSERYSLGQRKDVIVTGIDADSHLSTNYFGLVTTMHMTYTETATTTLYSAPIIFDRNAHNVPAIVRVADVLWSAAGMSGLYKGSTVAPPTSVYSVPLELVDRVGGWDCDAEAIGEDLHMYLKCFFALNGNLTVRTVMSPVSQTNVTGGGHGKGIPGLIADVQARYKQALRHMWGALDTGYALRKVVEVWRERKHTSRAFRPLHTALNDASDGYVPESQVSTADPEAAPESGIFSDVTTDTLKGVNYERMIVLFHRLFEAHFLPVQMTILVVASTLYAWVTDGAPDVHGVNWMFSICNILRTVGFMEVALYLFLYESFHKVCLEIREKEMSDAGLTKGMHFSRREAKTNFIDYIMVPLVAPIFGSIPCAQAQIYHFWTVDLVYTVSKKATRRRAKSVNLDSLV, encoded by the exons ATGTCGATATTTGGGTGGTGTAGCCAGCGCGCTGGCGGTctggccatgatggccaCCGTTGCGCTCTCCTACTGGGTGATTTCGAGCGAGCTCGAGGCTCAACGACATGGCTACAAGTATCAGTCAAACGACAGTCTTAGCGCACCCAACTACGACCCGCAAAACGGTGCCATTTGGGTCAACATCTTCTCCTACTACTGCCTGCTCATCCACTTCCTTGTCTTCTGCTTTCCCTTGCGCTCCTGCTACGCCGTCTTCACCATTGGCAGGCAGCTGCGCAAGTCGGCTCGCGCCAGGACCCTCAAAGACATCAAGTTTGgacaccgccgccgcagctCTTCGACCTCCCTTTCTAGCTCCGAGACCTTGACCTCGTCGCGCGACTtgggctcctcctcgagcagCGAAGTTGAGGATGTCGATACGGATTGCTACATTGACGCCGACATTGCCCCCGACCGCGTCATCCATGCCATTGTCATTCCCAACTACAAGGAGGAAAATGACACGCTCAGGGAGACTCTCGAGGTCTTGGCCTCTCACCCTCAGGCCCGCAACACCTACGAT GTCTATCTTGCTATGGAGCAGCGGGAACACAATGCCGAGACCAAGGCTTCCCGGTTCGTCAATGAGTTCTCCAAGAAGTTCCGCTCCATCAACTACACACTTCACCCGTCTGATATCCCCGGCGAGCTTGCTGGCAAGGGCAGCAACATGGCTTGGGCCGCCCGGAAGCTCAGCGAAAGATACTCTCTGGGCCAGCGAAAGGATGTAATTGTGACCGGAATTGATG CTGATAGCCATCTTTCGACCAATTACTTTGGCCTGGTCACCACCATGCACATGACTTACACCGAGACTGCCACTACCACCCTCTACTCAGCTCCCATCATCTTTGACCGCAATGCTCACAACGTCCCGGCTATTGTCCGTGTCGCCGATGTACTGTGGTCTGCTGCCGGCATGTCCGGATTGTACAAGGGTTCGACCGTTGCTCCTCCTACTTCGGTCTACTCGGTGCCGCTCGAATTGGTTGACCGTGTCGGCGGTTGGGATTGCGATGCCGAAGCGATTGGCGAGGATTTGCACATGTACCTCAAGTGCTTCTTTGCGCTCAATGGTAACTTGACCGTTCGGACCGTCATGAGCCCAGTCAGCCAGACCAATGTTACTGGAGGTGGTCATGGCAAGGGAATCCCGGGTTTGATCGCCGACGTGCAGGCTCGGTACAAGCAAGCTCTCAGGCACATGTGGGGTGCTTTGGATACTGGGTATGCTCTCAGGAAGGTTGTCGAGgtctggagagagaggaagcaCACCTCCAGAGCGTTCCGCCCTCTTCACACCGCTCTGAACGACGCCTCGGATGGCTATGTTCCCGAATCGCAAGTCTCGACAGCTGACCCCGAAGCTGCTCCCGAAAGCGGCATCTTCTCGGACGTCACCACCGACACTCTCAAGGGCGTCAACTACGAGCGCATGATTGTTCTGTTTCACCGTCTTTTCGAGGCGCATTTCCTGCCTGTCCAGATGACAATCCTGGTTGTCGCATCGACTCTCTACGCCTGGGTTACTGACGGGGCTCCTGATGTTCACGGCGTCAACTGGATGTTCAGCATCTGCAACATTCTGCGCACAGTTGGTTTCATGGAAGTCGCCCTGTACCTCTTTCTCTACGAGAGCTTCCACAAGGTTTGCCTCGAGATTCgcgagaaggagatgagcGATGCCGGTCTGACCAAGGGCATGCACTTCTCCCGCAGAGAGGCCAAGACCAACTTTATCGACTACATCATGGTACCCCTCGTCGCGCCAATCTTTGGCTCGATCCCTTGCGCCCAAGCGCAAATATACCACTTCTGGACAGTAGACTTGGTCTACACAGTCAGCAAGAAGGCCACTAGGAGGAGAGCCAAGTCGGTCAACTTGGATTCTTTGGTATAA
- the IZH3 gene encoding inc metabolism membrane protein (COG:U; EggNog:ENOG503NXK7), which produces MDVSPGLGCPSPFTFSACEDAPEAGQSSGAQAQERPALRQRRPSHFKQRRKSLVNQFMEGEEGLLLKLDLFLTNLEKKLEDWESYGELSLDSGISAAYSTLQAVQERCSQVSEEMMGAGRRRLHVMVETLESGYQDAMAAAESLNEKAKIGIEVLDDLLEDMENQAAKFRERGLANAAEVLMDEAHRVVDGGIERAMRAAESLEDHVQRAIARAREHGLLHYDDLPVPWRINPHIKKGYRFSETKLACVRSAFGFSNELVNIWSHAIGLVLVLAVAFYFYPTSTNFSLSSKADIFVAAVFFFAACQCLVCSTIWHTMNSVADVDLISMFACVDYTGISLLIASSIMTTEYTAFYCDPVSRYAYMITTALLGVGGVILPWHPKFNGADMAWARVAFYCGLGATGFLPILQISLTRSFASAMEFYGPIGKSIGVYLLGAIVYASKVPERWCPGMFDYCGGSHNLWHIAVLGGILFHYKAMQAFFSHAFALAQDGCAVY; this is translated from the coding sequence ATGGACGTCTCTCCGGGTCTCGGGTGCCCCTCCCCGTTTACATTCAGCGCTTGCGAAGACGCCCCCGAAGCCGGCCAGTCGTCCGGAGCACAGGCGCAAGAACGGCCGGCCCTCCGACAACGCCGCCCTTCGCATTTCAAGCAAAGGAGAAAGTCTCTGGTCAACCAGTTcatggaaggggaggagggtctCTTACTCAAGCTGGATCTGTTCCTCACAAatttggagaagaagctcgaggatTGGGAGAGCTATGGCGAGCTCAGTCTGGATTCCGGTATCTCGGCCGCCTACTCCACGCTGCAGGCGGTTCAGGAAAGATGCTCGCAGGTGTCGGAAGAGATGATGGGggctggaaggaggagactcCATGTTATGGTGGAAACTCTCGAGTCAGGATACCAAGACGCCATGGCCGCCGCAGAGTCGCTCAACGAAAAGGCAAAGATTGGTATCGAGGTGCTCGACGACCTGCTAGAGGATATGGAGAACCAAGCCGCCAAGTTTCGGGAAAGAGGCCTGGCCAATGCGGCCGAGGTGCTCATGGACGAGGCCCATCGTGTTGTCGATGGTGGTATCGAAAGAGCAATGCGCGCTGCTGAGTCCCTCGAGGACCATGTACAGCGAGCGATTGCCCGGGCCCGGGAACACGGCTTGCTTCACTACGATGACTTGCCAGTCCCATGGAGGATCAACCCCCACATCAAGAAGGGCTATCGGTTTTCCGAAACCAAGCTGGCCTGCGTGCGGTCAGCGTTTGGCTTCTCCAACGAGCTTGTCAACATCTGGTCGCACGCTATCGGCCTCGTCCTTGTTTTGGCTGTGGCCTTTTACTTCTatcccaccagcaccaactTCTCCCTGAGCAGCAAAGCCGACATTTTTGTTGCcgccgtcttcttctttgccgccTGCCAGTGCCTTGTCTGCAGCACCATCTGGCACACGATGAATTCGGTCGCCGATGTCGATCTCATCTCCATGTTTGCCTGCGTCGACTACACCGGCATCTCGCTCCTGATTGCCTCGTCCATCATGACGACCGAATACACGGCCTTTTACTGCGATCCCGTCAGCCGTTATGCTTACAtgatcaccaccgccctccttgGCGTCGGAGGCGTCATTCTCCCATGGCACCCCAAGTTCAACGGAGCGGACATGGCTTGGGCCAGAGTTGCCTTTTACTGCGGCCTCGGCGCCACTGGCTTCCTGCCCATCCTCCAGATCTCGCTCACCCGCAGTTTTGCTTCCGCCATGGAGTTCTACGGCCCCATTGGCAAATCCATTGGTGTCTACCTCCTTGGAGCCATCGTCTACGCCAGCAAGGTTCCAGAGCGCTGGTGTCCGGGAATGTTTGACTACTGCGGTGGCAGCCACAACCTGTGGCACATCGCCGTGCTGGGAGGCATTCTGTTTCACTACAAGGCCATGCAGGCTTTCTTCTCGCACGCCTTCGCCCTCGCCCAGGACGGTTGTGCTGTATATTAA